Proteins encoded within one genomic window of Granulicella pectinivorans:
- a CDS encoding DUF2062 domain-containing protein: protein MANYLPTQSTPPTGSLFQRRVVHPLVDLLRRGSTPRKLAWSIAVGFAIGVNPLLGSTTLLSLLAAGLFRLNLVASQLATHLSYPLEIALFFVFIRIGNHVFHTGHMPLHREALLSAVRHHPIDTTRLLWTWEWHALIVWAVFSVIAVPLLVLILTPMLARLEASIHFHPAP, encoded by the coding sequence GTGGCAAATTACCTCCCGACGCAATCGACCCCGCCCACCGGCAGCCTCTTCCAACGTCGCGTCGTCCACCCCCTCGTCGACCTTCTCCGTCGCGGCTCCACCCCGCGCAAGCTCGCCTGGAGCATCGCGGTCGGCTTTGCCATCGGCGTCAACCCACTGCTCGGCTCGACGACGCTCCTCTCGCTCCTCGCCGCCGGCCTCTTCCGCCTCAACCTCGTAGCCTCCCAGCTCGCCACGCACCTGTCGTATCCCCTTGAAATCGCCCTGTTCTTTGTCTTCATCCGCATCGGCAACCACGTCTTTCACACCGGACACATGCCCCTCCATCGTGAGGCGCTCCTCTCCGCCGTGCGCCATCACCCCATCGACACCACCCGTCTCCTCTGGACCTGGGAGTGGCACGCCCTCATCGTCTGGGCGGTCTTTTCCGTCATCGCCGTACCGCTCCTGGTCCTCATCCTCACCCCCATGCTCGCCCGTCTCGAAGCCAGCATCCACTTCCACCCTGCGCCATAG
- a CDS encoding NupC/NupG family nucleoside CNT transporter: MARFTGLLGLITFLGLAYAFSTNRRAIKLRTIAWGLGLQILFAFAVIKWNTGQVILKSVSDFITGLLGHAADGSGLVFGYLGIPGTPAAVFAFAVLPTIIFVSAFFAILYHIGLMQQIIKVVAFIMQRTMGTSGAESTNVAASIFMGQTEAPLTIRPFLAGATRSELMTIMTSGMAHVSGGIMAAYILFGINAKDLLSAVIMTAPGTILVAKMLVPETEVPATAGTVKMPPNEEHANENFIAAIARGTIDGGQLAFNVAIMLISFVALVGLFNAIMLGISNFTWAHGHIPFPHSLNNVLGVVGAPIAWLIGIPWHDCRAIGNLLGTRTIINEFLAFAELGKLKSTLDPRSFSIATFALCGFANVGSIGMQIGGIGALVPNRRNDLAQLGLRAMLAGTMANLMSASIVSMLLK, translated from the coding sequence TTGGCCCGTTTCACCGGACTTCTAGGTCTCATCACCTTTCTTGGTCTCGCCTACGCCTTCTCGACGAACCGCCGCGCCATCAAGCTCCGCACCATCGCCTGGGGTCTTGGCCTGCAGATTCTCTTCGCCTTCGCGGTCATCAAGTGGAACACCGGCCAGGTCATCCTGAAGTCCGTCTCCGACTTCATCACCGGCCTCTTGGGCCACGCCGCCGACGGCTCCGGCCTCGTCTTCGGCTATCTTGGCATCCCCGGCACCCCGGCGGCGGTCTTCGCCTTCGCCGTGCTGCCGACCATCATCTTCGTCAGTGCCTTCTTCGCCATCCTGTACCACATCGGTCTCATGCAGCAGATCATCAAGGTGGTCGCCTTCATCATGCAGCGCACGATGGGCACCAGCGGAGCGGAATCGACCAACGTAGCCGCCAGCATCTTCATGGGCCAGACCGAAGCCCCGCTTACCATCCGCCCGTTCCTCGCCGGAGCCACCCGCTCCGAGCTCATGACCATCATGACCTCCGGCATGGCTCATGTTTCGGGCGGCATCATGGCCGCGTACATCCTCTTCGGTATCAACGCGAAAGACCTGCTTTCGGCCGTCATCATGACCGCTCCCGGCACCATCCTCGTCGCCAAGATGCTCGTTCCCGAGACCGAAGTCCCCGCCACCGCCGGCACGGTCAAGATGCCGCCCAACGAAGAGCACGCCAACGAGAACTTCATCGCCGCCATCGCACGCGGCACCATCGACGGAGGCCAGCTCGCCTTCAACGTAGCCATTATGCTCATCAGCTTCGTCGCGTTGGTGGGCCTCTTCAACGCCATCATGCTCGGCATCTCGAACTTCACCTGGGCTCACGGCCACATCCCGTTCCCGCATTCACTCAACAACGTTCTCGGCGTCGTGGGAGCCCCCATCGCCTGGCTCATCGGCATCCCCTGGCACGACTGTCGGGCCATCGGCAACCTGCTCGGCACCCGCACCATCATCAACGAGTTCCTTGCCTTCGCCGAGCTTGGCAAGCTTAAATCCACCCTCGATCCACGCTCCTTCTCGATCGCCACCTTCGCCCTTTGCGGCTTCGCCAACGTGGGCTCGATCGGCATGCAGATCGGTGGCATCGGAGCCTTGGTCCCCAACCGCCGCAACGACCTCGCCCAACTCGGCCTCCGAGCGATGCTCGCCGGAACGATGGCGAATCTCATGTCCGCCAGCATCGTCTCCATGCTTCTCAAGTAA
- a CDS encoding cytidine deaminase gives MSNNHPSGLTHGEIADLRAAAARVAENSYSPYSHFRVGAAVLLTDGTVVTGVNVENASYRLTTCAEQTAISAAVAAKGPGIRLKAVAVANLNGSACMPCGACRQTILEFADANVPVFYPGEGGVDAESTVARLLPAAFTLQHLAGAE, from the coding sequence ATGTCGAATAACCATCCAAGCGGGCTGACCCACGGCGAAATCGCCGATCTGCGGGCTGCGGCTGCGCGTGTTGCAGAGAACTCCTATTCGCCCTACAGCCATTTTCGGGTTGGGGCCGCGGTTTTGTTGACGGATGGCACCGTCGTGACGGGCGTGAACGTAGAGAATGCGTCGTACCGGTTGACGACCTGCGCGGAACAGACGGCGATCAGCGCAGCGGTCGCAGCGAAGGGACCGGGGATTCGGCTGAAGGCCGTCGCGGTAGCGAACCTGAATGGCTCGGCGTGCATGCCGTGCGGGGCCTGCCGGCAGACGATTCTGGAGTTCGCGGATGCGAACGTGCCTGTCTTCTATCCGGGCGAGGGTGGGGTGGACGCGGAGTCGACCGTAGCGCGGCTGCTGCCGGCGGCGTTTACGCTGCAGCATCTGGCGGGTGCGGAATGA
- a CDS encoding CocE/NonD family hydrolase: protein MALRTLFLGCLLVSPAGLMAQKYPAMPSEMPSEVKIPADAADYTRRVVMIPMRDGVKLNTVILVPKGAKGAGILLTRTPYSAVALTTNSLSSHLGSSLYGYDNATDVIVDGGYIRVVQDVRGKYGSEGDYVMNRPFKGPLNPTPVDHATDTYDTIDWLVKHVPESNGRVGIIGISYDGFTSLAALVHPHPALKVAVPMNPMVDGWKGDDWFHNGAFRQQNMSYIYEQDGTRANDARWWTSTFDDYDMFMRAGSAGALGRERGLEQMGFWRKILAHPAYDSFWQEQAMDRILGAQPVTVPTLLVSSLWDAEDIYGAMAVYRAIKPKDTAGDKVFLAIGPWHHGGSIDEGSQVGNLKFGADSSYYFRQHVLGPFLARYLKDEPTAAKIAPVTAFESGANVWQELPSWPVAAPSAKLYLHAGGGAGFEAPKAGDAAFDEYVSDPAKPVPFRARPIQPVGYDHGLTWPDWLTDDQREASGRTDVAVFTTDVLTAPVTIGGEPIANLVASTSGTDSDWVVKLIDVYPDEVAGQPKMGGYQLMIAADIFRGRYRESLEKPAAIPAGKAETYRFALPTANHVFLPGHRIMVQVQSSWFPLYDRNPQTFVPSIFEAKPGDYQKATQRIFHAAGEASFIEMPVVAGR from the coding sequence ATGGCTTTGCGCACCCTGTTTCTTGGCTGCCTGCTGGTTTCTCCGGCTGGCTTGATGGCACAGAAGTACCCGGCGATGCCTTCGGAGATGCCGTCCGAAGTGAAGATTCCGGCGGACGCGGCGGACTACACGCGGCGCGTGGTGATGATTCCGATGAGGGACGGGGTGAAGCTGAACACCGTGATCCTGGTGCCGAAGGGGGCAAAGGGCGCGGGGATTCTGCTGACTCGGACGCCTTATAGCGCGGTGGCGCTGACGACGAACAGCCTGAGTTCTCATCTTGGATCGTCGCTGTACGGGTATGACAATGCGACGGACGTGATTGTCGATGGCGGGTACATCCGGGTGGTGCAGGATGTCCGCGGCAAGTACGGGTCGGAGGGCGACTATGTGATGAACCGGCCGTTCAAGGGGCCGCTGAATCCCACGCCGGTGGACCACGCCACCGACACGTACGACACGATCGACTGGCTGGTGAAGCATGTGCCGGAGTCGAATGGAAGAGTCGGCATTATCGGGATCTCGTACGACGGGTTTACGTCGCTGGCGGCTCTGGTGCATCCGCACCCGGCGCTGAAGGTAGCGGTGCCGATGAATCCGATGGTCGATGGCTGGAAGGGCGACGACTGGTTCCATAACGGGGCGTTCCGGCAGCAGAACATGAGCTACATCTACGAGCAGGATGGTACGCGCGCGAACGATGCGCGGTGGTGGACCTCGACCTTCGACGACTACGACATGTTCATGCGCGCTGGGAGCGCGGGGGCGCTGGGACGCGAGCGCGGGCTGGAGCAGATGGGCTTCTGGAGGAAGATACTGGCGCACCCGGCGTATGACAGCTTCTGGCAGGAACAGGCGATGGACCGGATTCTGGGGGCACAGCCGGTGACCGTGCCGACGCTGCTGGTGTCGAGCCTGTGGGACGCAGAGGACATCTATGGGGCGATGGCGGTGTACCGGGCCATCAAGCCGAAGGACACGGCGGGCGATAAGGTGTTTCTGGCAATCGGCCCGTGGCACCATGGCGGGTCGATCGACGAGGGAAGCCAGGTGGGGAATCTGAAGTTTGGGGCGGATAGCTCGTACTACTTCCGGCAACATGTGCTGGGACCGTTTCTGGCGAGGTATCTGAAGGATGAGCCCACCGCTGCGAAGATCGCTCCGGTGACGGCGTTCGAGAGCGGTGCGAATGTGTGGCAGGAGCTTCCGTCGTGGCCGGTGGCGGCTCCTTCGGCGAAGCTTTATCTGCATGCCGGTGGCGGGGCTGGTTTTGAAGCTCCGAAGGCGGGAGACGCGGCGTTCGATGAGTATGTGTCGGACCCGGCCAAGCCTGTGCCATTTCGTGCGAGACCGATTCAGCCGGTGGGGTACGACCATGGGCTGACTTGGCCGGACTGGCTGACGGATGACCAGAGGGAGGCCTCCGGGCGCACGGATGTGGCGGTGTTTACGACCGACGTCCTGACCGCGCCGGTCACGATTGGCGGGGAGCCGATCGCGAATCTGGTGGCCTCGACGAGTGGGACGGATTCGGACTGGGTGGTGAAGCTGATCGATGTCTATCCGGACGAGGTAGCGGGACAGCCGAAGATGGGCGGATACCAGTTGATGATCGCTGCCGACATCTTCCGGGGGCGGTATCGCGAGAGCCTGGAGAAGCCGGCGGCGATTCCGGCGGGCAAGGCGGAGACCTACCGCTTTGCGCTGCCGACGGCAAACCATGTGTTTCTGCCGGGGCACAGGATCATGGTGCAGGTGCAGTCGAGTTGGTTTCCGCTGTATGACCGGAATCCGCAGACCTTCGTGCCGAGCATCTTCGAGGCGAAACCTGGTGATTATCAGAAAGCGACGCAGCGGATTTTTCATGCGGCGGGGGAGGCGAGTTTTATCGAGATGCCAGTGGTGGCGGGGAGATAA
- a CDS encoding amidohydrolase family protein, translated as MRRFARIFFKTLAITLCIAALAFYALAVYPLRNPHPPLQLPTTTLAIRDARVYLSPDEPPHDHANILIRNGRIAAVGHTINIPADAQLIPCNACTVTAGFWNVHVHFTERKWSNAAYQPAAILNAQLADMLTSRGFTTVADLGSNLADTVSLRRRIETGTLLGPHIYTAGAAQYPPHGIPFYLRDTLPWFILRLMPQPDTPAQAARDEQRNFASGADLLKLFTGSYIEHGIVKPMPLANASAAASVAHQHGQLVFAHPSDLEGVTIARDAGVDVLAHAADTTDGVTAALLQTIVDHHMAMVPTLKMFRTTVTTNPRYLDPIYAEVRQFHALHGELLFGTDVGYMTDYTTQDEFQALTQSGLTPQDILRMLTTAPAARFGVQAEKGTIAPGKLADLVVLGSDPAQNPLAFSDVRTTIRTGRVLYTRP; from the coding sequence ATGCGCCGCTTCGCCAGAATCTTCTTCAAGACACTCGCAATCACCCTCTGCATCGCTGCCCTCGCCTTTTACGCCCTTGCCGTCTATCCCCTCCGCAACCCCCACCCGCCCCTCCAACTCCCCACCACAACCCTCGCCATTCGCGATGCCCGCGTCTACCTCTCCCCTGACGAACCCCCGCATGACCACGCAAACATACTCATCCGCAACGGCCGCATCGCTGCCGTCGGCCATACCATCAACATTCCCGCCGACGCCCAGCTCATCCCCTGCAATGCCTGCACCGTCACCGCCGGGTTCTGGAACGTCCACGTCCACTTCACCGAGCGCAAGTGGTCCAACGCGGCGTACCAACCTGCCGCCATCCTCAACGCCCAGCTCGCCGACATGCTCACCAGCCGCGGCTTCACCACCGTCGCCGATCTCGGCTCCAATCTGGCCGATACCGTTTCGCTGCGCCGCCGTATCGAGACCGGCACGCTCCTCGGCCCGCATATCTACACAGCCGGTGCCGCCCAGTACCCGCCGCACGGCATCCCCTTCTACCTCCGCGACACCCTCCCGTGGTTCATCCTCCGGCTCATGCCCCAGCCCGACACCCCTGCCCAGGCCGCCCGCGATGAGCAGCGCAACTTCGCCTCCGGAGCCGACCTCCTCAAGCTCTTCACCGGCTCCTACATCGAGCACGGCATTGTGAAACCCATGCCCCTCGCGAACGCCTCCGCAGCCGCATCCGTCGCTCATCAGCACGGTCAGCTCGTCTTCGCCCATCCATCCGATCTCGAGGGCGTCACCATCGCCCGCGACGCCGGTGTCGATGTCCTCGCCCACGCAGCCGACACCACCGACGGTGTCACCGCCGCGCTCCTCCAGACCATCGTCGACCACCACATGGCCATGGTCCCCACCCTCAAGATGTTCCGCACCACCGTCACCACCAACCCCCGCTACCTGGACCCCATCTACGCCGAGGTCCGTCAGTTCCACGCCCTGCACGGTGAGCTCCTCTTCGGCACCGACGTCGGTTACATGACCGACTACACCACCCAGGACGAGTTCCAGGCCCTCACCCAATCCGGCCTCACCCCGCAGGACATCCTCCGCATGCTCACTACCGCCCCTGCCGCTCGCTTCGGAGTTCAGGCAGAGAAGGGAACCATCGCCCCCGGCAAGCTTGCCGACCTGGTCGTCCTCGGCTCCGACCCCGCCCAGAATCCACTGGCCTTCTCCGACGTCCGCACGACCATCCGCACCGGCCGCGTCCTGTACACCCGCCCCTAA
- a CDS encoding thymidine phosphorylase — protein MMHPGVIHPIDVILHKRDGLELSDAEIQGFVDAIVQRTEKNVLVTDAQIAAFLMAVFQRGLSARELATLTRAMRYSGEVFARTGPGFRVDKHSTGGVGDKTSLLIAPIVAAAGLIDPMISGRSLGHTGGTLDKLETIPGFSTQFSVAEFSRILGECGFAMAGQTPTLVPADRILYGMRDHTGTVESPFLITASIMSKKLAEDLDGLVLDVKVGSGAFMPTYEASKYLAELMVQTGEASGTKTVAVLTTMDEPLGRFAGNWVEVWECVDVLQGRRHPMSRDMIELSLVLAGWMLFLGGKAMTPEEGSALADELLSSGRAYESWLSMVKAQGGDISVFEDPAAFHQPKARRVLKASASGYFAGIDCREAGWAVQRLGAGRVVPGGPVSTHAGIEMHVKLGDTVVAGQDLITLFAEEEALLAEPFGMLERVVKISAEKPVVSALVREVVRKG, from the coding sequence ATGATGCATCCGGGCGTTATTCATCCAATTGACGTAATCCTGCACAAGCGAGATGGGCTGGAGCTTTCGGACGCGGAGATTCAGGGGTTCGTCGACGCGATTGTGCAGCGCACCGAGAAGAATGTACTGGTGACGGATGCGCAGATCGCGGCGTTCCTTATGGCGGTCTTTCAGCGCGGGTTGAGTGCGCGAGAGCTGGCTACGCTGACCAGAGCGATGCGCTACTCGGGTGAGGTATTTGCTCGAACGGGGCCGGGGTTTCGCGTGGACAAGCACTCGACCGGGGGCGTGGGCGACAAGACGAGCCTGCTGATCGCGCCGATCGTGGCGGCGGCGGGGTTGATCGATCCGATGATCTCCGGACGGAGCCTTGGGCATACCGGTGGAACCTTAGACAAGCTGGAGACGATTCCCGGGTTTTCGACGCAGTTTTCGGTAGCCGAGTTTTCGCGGATTCTGGGCGAATGCGGATTCGCCATGGCGGGGCAGACGCCTACGCTGGTGCCGGCGGACCGGATTCTGTATGGGATGCGGGACCATACCGGGACGGTCGAGTCGCCGTTTCTGATTACGGCCAGCATCATGAGCAAGAAGCTGGCGGAGGATCTGGACGGCCTGGTGCTGGATGTGAAGGTGGGGTCGGGGGCGTTTATGCCGACCTATGAGGCCTCAAAGTACCTGGCGGAGCTGATGGTGCAGACCGGGGAGGCCTCGGGGACAAAGACGGTAGCCGTGCTGACGACCATGGACGAGCCGCTGGGTCGGTTTGCGGGGAACTGGGTCGAGGTGTGGGAGTGCGTGGATGTGCTGCAGGGCCGGCGGCACCCGATGAGCCGGGACATGATCGAGCTGTCGCTGGTGCTGGCCGGGTGGATGCTGTTTCTGGGGGGAAAGGCGATGACCCCGGAGGAGGGCTCTGCGCTGGCGGATGAGCTGTTGTCTTCAGGGAGGGCTTATGAGTCGTGGCTCTCGATGGTGAAGGCGCAGGGTGGAGATATTTCGGTGTTTGAGGATCCGGCGGCATTTCATCAACCCAAGGCCCGGCGGGTGCTGAAGGCTTCTGCTTCGGGCTATTTTGCGGGGATCGACTGCCGGGAGGCGGGTTGGGCGGTGCAGCGCCTGGGGGCAGGGCGGGTTGTCCCAGGCGGGCCGGTGAGCACGCATGCGGGGATCGAGATGCATGTGAAGCTGGGAGACACCGTGGTAGCTGGGCAGGATTTGATCACGTTGTTCGCGGAAGAGGAAGCTCTGCTGGCGGAGCCGTTCGGGATGCTGGAGCGCGTGGTGAAGATCTCCGCGGAGAAGCCGGTGGTTTCGGCTCTGGTGCGTGAGGTGGTTCGGAAGGGATAG
- a CDS encoding amidase, whose amino-acid sequence MKKTRRQFAVEASLVAMGALGISGEAQVPAPQQPTPGAPPAFGTAPPVGPEVTVSTFAEAEKLMQSPLSAKDRAEAAGNWRQSMAAVYERRVGPRKLMPLDGEAPATVWDPSLGMHAGVGAAKFVRSAASGAALPKDDAAIAFSTVTQLSRWIETKQITSERLTRIYIARLKKYDPTLRCVITLCEEHALAQAKAADKEMAAGKYRGPLHGIPWGAKDLLDTAGIRTTWGAEFYRDRVPAVDGAVTKKLNDAGAVLVAKLSLGALALNDVWFGGQTMNPWLTEEGSSGSSAGPGSAVAAGLVGFAIGSETQGSIVSPSMRCGVTGFRPTYGQVPRTGAMALSWTCDKLGPMARGVEDTMLVLAAISGDDPGDTASAAKPVRFDAEASLAGLKVGYIPAWMKEAPATDVDRAALEAVTKLGMTAVPVSLPDWPYDSLNVILFAEAAAAFEAETLDGRLDQLRMQVPDAWPNTFRQARFLSAVDFVQADRMRRKVALEIARIFREVDVLLVPSLRDEQLVIFNFTGHPSLTLRAGFVEVGEARSDWAPDPARPLPKFTPKRRVPHGVTVVGRLFEDGLVGRVGMAMEKKFGVSGERPRGF is encoded by the coding sequence ATGAAAAAGACGCGGCGGCAGTTTGCGGTAGAGGCTTCTCTGGTGGCGATGGGAGCCCTTGGGATTTCGGGCGAGGCGCAGGTTCCGGCTCCGCAGCAGCCGACTCCGGGAGCGCCACCGGCGTTTGGGACGGCTCCGCCGGTGGGTCCAGAGGTAACGGTGTCCACGTTCGCGGAGGCGGAGAAGCTGATGCAGTCGCCGCTCTCGGCCAAGGACAGGGCGGAGGCAGCGGGCAACTGGCGGCAGTCGATGGCAGCGGTGTACGAGCGGCGGGTTGGGCCGAGGAAGCTGATGCCGCTCGATGGGGAGGCTCCGGCTACGGTCTGGGATCCATCGCTGGGGATGCATGCAGGGGTGGGTGCGGCGAAGTTCGTGCGGAGCGCGGCTTCGGGAGCGGCTCTGCCGAAGGATGATGCGGCGATTGCGTTCTCTACCGTAACGCAGTTGTCGCGATGGATCGAGACGAAGCAGATTACTTCGGAACGGCTGACTCGGATTTATATCGCGCGGTTGAAGAAGTATGACCCCACGCTGCGATGCGTGATTACGCTGTGTGAGGAGCACGCGCTGGCGCAGGCGAAGGCCGCGGACAAGGAGATGGCGGCGGGTAAGTACCGGGGACCGCTGCATGGGATTCCATGGGGCGCGAAGGATTTGCTGGATACGGCGGGGATCAGGACGACGTGGGGAGCGGAGTTTTATCGAGACCGCGTGCCGGCTGTCGACGGTGCGGTGACGAAGAAGCTGAACGATGCCGGCGCGGTGCTGGTGGCGAAGCTGAGCCTGGGCGCGCTGGCGCTGAACGACGTGTGGTTCGGCGGGCAGACGATGAATCCGTGGCTGACCGAGGAGGGTTCGAGCGGGTCGAGCGCGGGGCCGGGGTCGGCGGTGGCGGCGGGGCTGGTGGGGTTTGCGATTGGCTCGGAGACGCAGGGGAGCATCGTGAGTCCGAGCATGCGATGCGGAGTGACGGGCTTCCGGCCGACGTATGGGCAGGTGCCGCGGACGGGCGCGATGGCGTTGAGCTGGACGTGCGACAAGCTGGGACCGATGGCACGCGGGGTCGAGGATACGATGCTGGTGTTGGCAGCGATCAGCGGGGATGACCCGGGCGATACGGCGAGTGCGGCCAAACCGGTGAGGTTCGATGCGGAAGCTTCGCTGGCGGGGCTGAAGGTGGGGTATATCCCTGCGTGGATGAAGGAGGCTCCGGCTACGGATGTGGACAGGGCGGCGCTGGAAGCGGTGACGAAGCTGGGGATGACGGCGGTGCCGGTCTCGCTGCCGGACTGGCCGTATGACTCGCTGAACGTGATCCTGTTTGCGGAGGCGGCGGCGGCATTTGAGGCGGAGACGCTGGACGGGCGACTGGATCAGTTGAGGATGCAGGTGCCGGATGCGTGGCCGAATACGTTTCGACAGGCGCGGTTTTTGAGTGCCGTCGACTTTGTGCAGGCGGACCGGATGCGACGGAAGGTGGCGCTGGAGATCGCGCGGATCTTTAGGGAGGTCGATGTGCTGCTGGTGCCAAGCCTGCGGGATGAGCAGTTGGTGATCTTCAACTTCACGGGACACCCGTCGCTGACGTTGCGGGCGGGGTTTGTGGAGGTGGGCGAGGCCCGGAGCGACTGGGCTCCGGATCCGGCGAGGCCACTTCCGAAGTTCACTCCGAAGCGGCGGGTTCCACATGGCGTGACGGTGGTGGGACGGCTGTTTGAGGATGGGTTGGTGGGGCGGGTCGGGATGGCGATGGAGAAGAAGTTTGGGGTAAGCGGGGAGAGGCCGAGGGGCTTTTAG
- a CDS encoding response regulator, with protein sequence MPIAKKRVLIVDDEPATRLLLGQIFSGMGHDVAVAEDGFTALEAIRQAEPDLILSDLNMPGMSGFELLSVVRRRLPSIYVIASSGAYTGDSVPEGISADAFYEKATTLKALFEIVKGALGTEARKTRRIGSEVPVWLTMEEGHSADKEYFVISCTECLRTFSHVHEKVFGVVHHADCVHCKSPTPYAVVRLLAKVNEQAYQMELDTAGRSLRA encoded by the coding sequence ATGCCGATAGCGAAGAAAAGAGTTTTGATCGTCGACGATGAACCCGCAACGCGGCTTCTGCTCGGGCAGATCTTTAGCGGCATGGGGCACGACGTGGCGGTCGCGGAGGACGGATTTACTGCGCTCGAAGCGATCCGGCAAGCAGAACCGGACCTGATTCTTTCCGACTTGAATATGCCTGGGATGTCAGGTTTTGAGCTTTTGTCGGTGGTACGGCGACGGCTGCCGTCGATTTATGTGATTGCTTCGAGCGGAGCGTATACGGGGGACAGCGTGCCGGAGGGCATCTCGGCGGATGCGTTCTACGAAAAGGCGACGACGCTGAAGGCTTTGTTCGAGATTGTAAAGGGGGCACTGGGAACGGAGGCTAGAAAGACGAGGCGTATCGGGTCCGAGGTCCCTGTCTGGCTGACGATGGAGGAGGGGCATTCGGCGGATAAAGAGTACTTCGTGATCTCGTGCACGGAGTGCCTACGGACGTTCTCGCATGTGCATGAGAAGGTCTTTGGCGTGGTCCACCATGCGGATTGCGTGCATTGCAAATCGCCAACGCCGTACGCGGTGGTGCGGCTTCTGGCCAAGGTGAATGAGCAGGCCTACCAGATGGAGTTGGATACAGCGGGACGCAGCCTGAGGGCCTAA
- a CDS encoding Crp/Fnr family transcriptional regulator, translating to MNGAREMKFDPADFLTKVGLGRRLVQVKAKHAFFVQGAPADCVFYLQSGRAKLTVVSKNGKEATITLLTAGEFVGEESIAGAAGLRMASATAITACLAMKIERDEMIRMLHAEHAFSDLFLKFLLQRSMRTQADLIDQLFNSSEKRLARILLLMAEFGKVGEPETLIPQITQETLAEMIGTTRSRVSFFMNRFRKLGFIEYNGRIRVHKSLLNVILHDQLPEQGNASRPTLTEENEPVKSVRRAKKVLLS from the coding sequence ATGAACGGGGCCCGGGAAATGAAGTTCGATCCAGCCGATTTCCTCACGAAGGTGGGGTTGGGGCGAAGACTTGTCCAAGTTAAGGCCAAGCATGCCTTTTTCGTGCAGGGTGCGCCGGCAGACTGCGTGTTTTACCTGCAAAGTGGACGAGCCAAGTTGACGGTGGTGTCGAAGAACGGCAAAGAGGCGACGATTACTTTGCTGACTGCCGGGGAGTTTGTAGGCGAGGAATCGATAGCCGGAGCGGCGGGCTTGCGGATGGCCTCGGCGACGGCGATTACGGCCTGCCTGGCGATGAAGATCGAACGCGACGAGATGATCCGGATGCTGCATGCGGAGCACGCGTTCTCGGATCTTTTTCTGAAGTTTCTGCTGCAGCGCAGCATGCGGACGCAGGCGGACCTGATCGACCAGTTGTTCAACTCGAGCGAGAAGAGACTGGCGCGGATTTTGCTATTGATGGCGGAGTTCGGCAAGGTGGGTGAGCCGGAGACATTGATTCCGCAGATTACGCAGGAGACGCTGGCCGAGATGATCGGCACGACGCGGTCGCGGGTGAGCTTTTTTATGAACCGGTTCCGGAAGCTTGGGTTCATTGAGTACAACGGCAGGATCCGGGTGCATAAGTCGCTGTTGAATGTAATCCTGCATGACCAACTGCCAGAGCAGGGGAACGCGTCGCGTCCCACTCTTACAGAAGAAAATGAGCCGGTGAAGTCGGTGCGACGTGCGAAGAAAGTGCTTCTATCCTGA
- a CDS encoding lysophospholipid acyltransferase family protein: MTRGVRFFRSAGRTVILLGMFFYAAMELIIGRPKTRVERAEWLHRFCARAMKRLGVKVDVTGRPPERGAVISNHLSYVDIVTMAALHRVVFCSKAEIEHWPVIGWMTTMAGTVYVERGRGGSALKASAGMKKAADAGLPVVFFPEGTTSNGTGLLKFRSGLLAQAMLSGESVTAAFIRFSLDEDNGPDVSVADDICYWGDRNMLAHIWKFLGLRGVRVAVKFADAPIQFSSDTLHRKAAAAEAELAVAELGGINVKVLEEALMTSD; encoded by the coding sequence GTGACGCGAGGGGTGAGGTTCTTTCGTTCGGCGGGGCGAACCGTGATTTTGCTGGGCATGTTTTTTTATGCGGCCATGGAGCTGATCATCGGCCGGCCAAAGACACGGGTGGAACGGGCGGAGTGGCTGCACCGCTTTTGTGCGCGGGCGATGAAGCGGCTGGGGGTGAAGGTCGATGTGACGGGGCGGCCTCCGGAGCGCGGAGCGGTGATCTCGAACCATCTGAGTTACGTCGATATCGTGACGATGGCGGCGCTGCACCGGGTCGTGTTCTGCTCGAAGGCCGAGATTGAGCACTGGCCGGTGATCGGGTGGATGACGACCATGGCGGGGACCGTGTATGTCGAGCGCGGGCGCGGTGGATCGGCTTTGAAGGCCTCCGCCGGGATGAAGAAAGCTGCCGATGCCGGGTTGCCGGTGGTGTTCTTTCCCGAGGGCACGACATCGAATGGGACAGGTCTGTTGAAATTTCGGTCGGGGCTACTGGCGCAGGCGATGTTGAGCGGCGAGTCCGTGACGGCGGCGTTCATCCGGTTTTCTCTGGACGAGGACAATGGCCCGGATGTGTCGGTTGCGGACGACATCTGCTACTGGGGCGACCGCAATATGCTGGCGCATATCTGGAAGTTTCTGGGGCTGCGTGGGGTGAGGGTCGCGGTAAAGTTTGCCGATGCGCCGATCCAGTTCTCGAGCGATACGCTCCACAGGAAGGCTGCGGCGGCGGAGGCCGAACTGGCGGTGGCGGAGCTGGGTGGGATTAATGTGAAGGTGCTGGAAGAAGCTTTGATGACTTCGGACTAA